CTATCCCAAACTATCCAGCTACAAGAATTGTCTACGTCATCTGGATTAGTTGTGACTTTAAAATACAGCTTTTTGCCGTTCTTTGGTTCAATGGCGAAATCGGCATTTTGAGCATAAACTACTTTAAAGCCTCTATCTCTTAGGCAATACATCGCCCAATTTTTCAATGATTGCTTGTATGGTTCGTGAGGAATTGACGGTTTTGTAATCGCGTCTTCGATGACTTTAAATATCTGCATTGATATCATGTTTCTGGAAATGGTCGTAGTTAAAAACTGTGTAATCAAGACTCAAGCCATGATTACTAAACGGGATCGCAACGAATCTCAATCATAAAACCATCAGGATCGTAGAAGTAGACACCTCTACCAGTAGGACGGCTGACTGGGCCATGAGCGATCGCTATTTGATTGTCTCTGATTACTGCCACTGCGCGATCGAAGAATTGCGGATCGATGTCAAAAGCTAGGTGATATGCTCTGGTGAAAGTCTTCTCTGGGTCGGGATCTGGTGGTGATAATTCTGGTTCGCCAAATAAATCTAAAATTGTGCCATCAGGGGTAATGAAGTTAGCTACCTTCCCTGCGGCGACAAGTTCAACTAAGGTTGCGGGGACTTCATCGCCTGTAAGTTCGTGCAAACCGAGAATTGTGCCATAAAAGTGTCGAGATGCTTGCATATCTTTAACGTTGAGCGCAATGTGATGTACTTTGCGTAGAACACCTGGAGTTAAGACGCTGTTCGCACAAGAACTAGATAGCATGGCAGAATCTATTTTCCCTACAAAGATAGAAGTTTAACTCTTTGTTTAGAGTTTATTATTCATCATAAAAACTTACCATGCCTTTTGATTATTCTTTAGACTTTACAAGTATCAATTTTCGTCAACATCCTGAACTTTATCGTGTTGGTAAGGGAGAACAGGGTGTACTTTTGGTAGAACCATACAAATCAGAAATTCTTCCTTATTGGCGATTTAAAAATCCTGAGATTGCTAAAGAGTCAAGTGAAAAAATCTATGAACTTTTTCTGGCGTATTTAGAGAAGGATGATTTTGTTGGTGCGGATATGGCACGGAAGTTTTTACAAATGGGTTATACCAGATCCCGGCGTTATGCTAATCATAAAAGCGGTAGGAAGTATAAAAAGGCTGAATTAGAATCTGATAATAAGAAAGAAATTCTGCCCTATGAAGTAGATCCAATTAAAGCGGAATCGGCAGCAATATTTAAAGTTAAGTGGATAGAAGCAAAGACAAATGAAAAATATGTGCGGCTGTTAGCTAAACACAAACAGATGTATGGGTGATATTTTCGCTTAAATATGATGGCTAGCTATTCGTAGTTTACACGCTAAATTTAGATGGGTAAGGGAACGAACCACGAAGGACACAAAGGAAGAGGTAAACTAACTAGAAAATTTCTTTTCTTATTTCTCTTCCTTCGCGTACTTCGCGTACTTCGTGGTTATTTTTCAACCCCTTAAATAAATATACAGCTTGATAAATTAGTAGTTTACGATTTCATCTCCCCATATTTCGGACTCCACCAACCTTTTTGTGTATGAAAGTAAGCTACATCTTTATGTTTCTTATCTTGACGAGATTGGGGATCGGAACATCGCAGCATGGTTTTACGCTGTCCATCTTTGGTGTAGCTGTATTCCTCTAAAAACTTTTTGCACACTGGACAGGGATAGGAACTAATTTTTGCTGGAGACTTTTCTTCTTTGGTTTCTTTATTTCGCGGTGCTTCCCAAGCTTTCTGTAATTCATTCCAAAACAAGACAATATTGTCACAGCCGCTATTACATTTGAGGAAATACTTCTTTTTGACTTTACTGCTAGGAATTTTAGCAAGACAGTTATTACATTGAGGGCAACGAGTTCTAGAAGTTTCAAATTTGCGTTCAGCGACAGCAGCAGTTTTAACTCCATTAGTTGAACTCACAACTACAGTTTTGGCTTTCGCTAATGCTGGTGCAAAGTAATTTTGATTCCAACTTGTGAGGTATTGCTGCCAAGGCTGTTTTCCGGATGCGATCGCATCTAACGCATCTTCCATTTTGGCGGTAAATTCTGCCTCTAGTAAATCCGGTAAGGCTTTTTGTAAAAAAACGTCAACTTCTAGCCCTAAAGTTGTCGGCTGGATACTTTCTTTTGTTAATTGGATATAATCGCGTTTTTTTAAGGTGGCAATGGTGGGAGAATAAGTGCTGGGACGACCAATGCCTTTACGCTCCATCAGTTGCACTAATTTGGGTTCGCTGTAACGCGGTGGCGGTTGGGTTTGCTTTTTCTCGTGTCCTGCATCTGCTAAAGTTAGCATTTGTCCCTGTTGCAAAGCAGGTAAGATAGTATCCTTTCCAAGATTTGGCCAATAGCGCGCATATCCTAAAAACTCAATTACTTGCCCTCTAGCTTGCCAGAAGATTTCTCCAGATTTAATAATGACTTTGGTTTTCCGCAGTTGAGCAGGGCGACATTGAGAAGCGATCGCTCTTTTCCAAATTAAAACATACAAGTTGAACTCGTCGGCGGGCAATTGCACTCGTAACTCCGCCGAAGGGCGAAATACATCTGTCGGACGAATCGCTTCATGGGCTTCTTGCGCAGTTTTGTTGCTGCGATGTCTCGCTGTGCGTTGCGGTACATTCTGCGGATCGTTTTGTTCTAACCACTGGCGCGCACTTTCACAAAACTCAGGACTTAGCATCACTGAATCTGTACGCATATATGTAATTAACCCGGCTTCATACAGCTTTTGGGCTACTTGCATAGTTTTCTCTGGCGCAAACCGCAACCGCGAACCAGCCGCTTGTTGCAGGGTAGAGGTGATAAATGGTGGCGGTGGTTGGCGGTTGGTTACTTTCCCCTCATATTGCACAATTTGGTGGGGATGGCGTTTCGCTTCTTCAACTAGGCGGTTGGCTTCGGCTTCGGAAAGTACGCGCGTAGATTCTGGCGCTGTTTGATTATTGATCTTAGTATCATCGTGTACCTCTGTTTCCTGCTGGGCTGCGTCTTGGGGAGCATTTCCCATCCCGTGATAAAAAGCCCGGAATCCTTCAACGTAGTCTACCCAGACACTCCAGTAATCTTGGGGAACAAAGTTTTGTATTTCGCGTTCTCGCTGACAAATTAGGTGTAATGTGGCACTCTGAACTCTGCCTACACTCTTAGCACCATTATTTAAAGCCCATACTAACGGGCTGCCTTTATAGCCTACTAGTTTATCTAGACAATCTCGACACAAACCTGCACCGACTAAATTTAAGTCAAGTTTTCGCGGATGAGCGATCGCATTTCTGACAGCCGATGCGGTAATTTCTGTATAGACTACTCGCTTGGCTTCTCTTAAACCTAACACTTCCTTAAGATGCCAAGCGATCGTTTCCCCTTCTCGATCTGG
The genomic region above belongs to Calothrix sp. NIES-2098 and contains:
- a CDS encoding glyoxalase/bleomycin resistance protein/dioxygenase translates to MLSSSCANSVLTPGVLRKVHHIALNVKDMQASRHFYGTILGLHELTGDEVPATLVELVAAGKVANFITPDGTILDLFGEPELSPPDPDPEKTFTRAYHLAFDIDPQFFDRAVAVIRDNQIAIAHGPVSRPTGRGVYFYDPDGFMIEIRCDPV
- a CDS encoding DNA topoisomerase I, whose translation is MPKRLLVVESPGKVKKLSEILGAEWIVRASCGHIRELSDQGEDSLGFSMDNGNVKCNYVPRDQRSKETIQQLKTVAKQVSEVVLATDPDREGETIAWHLKEVLGLREAKRVVYTEITASAVRNAIAHPRKLDLNLVGAGLCRDCLDKLVGYKGSPLVWALNNGAKSVGRVQSATLHLICQREREIQNFVPQDYWSVWVDYVEGFRAFYHGMGNAPQDAAQQETEVHDDTKINNQTAPESTRVLSEAEANRLVEEAKRHPHQIVQYEGKVTNRQPPPPFITSTLQQAAGSRLRFAPEKTMQVAQKLYEAGLITYMRTDSVMLSPEFCESARQWLEQNDPQNVPQRTARHRSNKTAQEAHEAIRPTDVFRPSAELRVQLPADEFNLYVLIWKRAIASQCRPAQLRKTKVIIKSGEIFWQARGQVIEFLGYARYWPNLGKDTILPALQQGQMLTLADAGHEKKQTQPPPRYSEPKLVQLMERKGIGRPSTYSPTIATLKKRDYIQLTKESIQPTTLGLEVDVFLQKALPDLLEAEFTAKMEDALDAIASGKQPWQQYLTSWNQNYFAPALAKAKTVVVSSTNGVKTAAVAERKFETSRTRCPQCNNCLAKIPSSKVKKKYFLKCNSGCDNIVLFWNELQKAWEAPRNKETKEEKSPAKISSYPCPVCKKFLEEYSYTKDGQRKTMLRCSDPQSRQDKKHKDVAYFHTQKGWWSPKYGEMKS